In Mangrovivirga cuniculi, the following proteins share a genomic window:
- a CDS encoding PQQ-binding-like beta-propeller repeat protein: protein MKYIYIFIFLILNQGLTAQEFVKVYEHNIDRPLGTLINGELTDFEISPSGDYVMMLTSEYVKTLNRDGDVIFEYRCVPKTNTGSSVLSNVIGGEVGKMISNIKLDEGNGFWLYEDENLMLVLDWNLEQNLVMAFDLATGEKLWETDDYRYTPGQDKQLAAIMAATAVSAVASQSYSMGAIMADATFTSIHTDMTSREGIGSKRAMAFITPLPGTNDFLLTNKDGITSINKKTGQKNWTYDKRPLKIGEAKVISQHDEILLVNNNPAFLTNSELNYNPNYFIKQGYVVRLDINTGEEKAKVDFKGSFKPGRVYVLKDIYILDYFGPEAYDLETNELIYEAISKEEYAEDKTVKTVKLEKDWINPSKSVYDGERIYYVRSDFTTVKKRIMGHDIKTGEKLWQTDEMDKTTGIVDQTEGGLLIKEFGIGKNFFTKIDKSTGEILAGPVKIKQPVLIDDRKPWLFTTENHIVHNGTRLYFLDKETLKEEKDVKLKKAKIGDVYAMDLLPTGFVMVGEKGVAFYDRQGNFESNIKINNVERGLWTDNYMLAITEGNIIRSGDIHMISIDNQKEVDEMRVSDLTVFSPNLNHVIRANNKLDSRLEFYSIK from the coding sequence ATGAAATATATTTATATTTTTATTTTCCTGATTTTAAATCAAGGATTGACCGCCCAGGAATTTGTAAAAGTTTACGAGCATAACATCGATCGACCCCTTGGCACATTGATCAATGGAGAGTTAACTGACTTTGAAATATCGCCATCTGGTGATTATGTGATGATGCTTACCAGTGAATATGTAAAAACTTTAAATAGAGACGGTGATGTTATATTTGAGTATAGGTGTGTACCAAAAACAAACACAGGTTCATCTGTATTATCCAATGTAATTGGTGGAGAAGTAGGTAAGATGATTAGTAATATCAAGTTAGATGAAGGTAATGGGTTCTGGCTTTATGAGGACGAAAACCTAATGCTGGTACTGGATTGGAATCTGGAACAGAACCTTGTAATGGCTTTTGATCTGGCTACGGGAGAAAAATTATGGGAAACAGACGACTATCGTTATACGCCGGGTCAGGATAAGCAGCTAGCAGCAATAATGGCCGCCACTGCTGTATCTGCGGTTGCATCACAGTCATACTCAATGGGTGCAATTATGGCTGATGCTACTTTTACCTCAATCCACACTGATATGACAAGTAGGGAAGGAATAGGAAGCAAACGTGCTATGGCTTTTATTACTCCCCTTCCTGGTACTAATGATTTTCTTCTAACAAATAAGGATGGGATTACCAGTATTAACAAAAAAACAGGTCAGAAAAATTGGACCTATGATAAAAGACCACTGAAAATCGGCGAAGCAAAAGTAATTTCTCAACACGATGAAATATTATTGGTAAATAACAATCCAGCTTTTTTGACTAATAGTGAATTAAACTACAATCCAAATTATTTTATAAAACAAGGATATGTAGTCAGACTCGATATAAATACTGGTGAGGAAAAAGCAAAAGTTGATTTCAAAGGTAGCTTTAAACCAGGTCGGGTATATGTTTTAAAAGACATTTATATCCTGGATTATTTTGGCCCGGAAGCCTATGATCTTGAAACCAACGAACTCATTTACGAAGCTATATCAAAAGAAGAATATGCAGAGGATAAAACAGTCAAGACCGTAAAACTTGAAAAAGACTGGATTAACCCTTCAAAATCTGTCTACGATGGTGAAAGGATATATTATGTGAGAAGTGATTTTACTACTGTTAAAAAAAGAATAATGGGGCATGACATTAAAACAGGAGAGAAATTATGGCAGACCGATGAAATGGATAAAACTACGGGTATTGTAGATCAGACAGAAGGAGGGTTGTTGATAAAAGAATTTGGAATTGGAAAAAACTTTTTTACTAAAATAGATAAATCCACAGGAGAAATTCTGGCTGGTCCGGTTAAGATCAAACAACCCGTTTTAATTGATGACAGAAAACCGTGGTTGTTTACCACAGAAAATCATATTGTTCATAATGGCACGAGATTGTATTTTCTTGATAAAGAAACCCTTAAAGAAGAAAAAGATGTGAAACTAAAAAAAGCAAAAATCGGCGATGTTTATGCCATGGATCTTTTACCGACAGGATTTGTTATGGTAGGAGAAAAGGGTGTTGCTTTTTACGATCGCCAGGGTAACTTTGAAAGCAATATTAAAATCAATAATGTGGAAAGAGGATTGTGGACGGACAACTATATGCTGGCAATTACCGAGGGAAACATCATTCGATCCGGAGATATCCATATGATCAGTATAGATAATCAAAAAGAAGTCGATGAAATGCGTGTTTCAGATCTCACAGTTTTTTCACCCAATCTAAATCACGTTATCAGAGCAAATAATAAATTGGATTCAAGACTAGAGTTTTATTCAATAAAATAG
- a CDS encoding ECF-type sigma factor, producing MDLTLLIQKSGADNKDATDKLFDLVYNDLKNLARKVRFSWRNENTINTTALVHEAYLKVLNSNEIEHKNKLHFYRICGRAMRYILQDYSKKKNAGKRGGQASKVDVEIHNQMQISDEAIENLEEIFISLRQLEQNNKATYDVVECRFFSNMTVNETAELLSISPATVKRKWSFAKAFITQSLKNQN from the coding sequence ATGGATTTGACACTGCTGATACAGAAGTCAGGAGCGGATAATAAAGACGCGACAGATAAACTATTTGATTTGGTGTATAACGATCTGAAAAACCTTGCTCGAAAAGTTCGTTTTAGCTGGCGGAATGAAAACACTATTAATACCACAGCACTGGTGCATGAAGCTTATTTAAAGGTTCTTAACAGCAATGAAATTGAGCATAAAAATAAGCTGCATTTTTACAGAATCTGTGGCCGTGCCATGCGATATATTCTTCAGGATTACAGCAAGAAAAAAAATGCCGGTAAAAGAGGTGGTCAAGCCAGCAAAGTAGATGTTGAAATACATAATCAGATGCAAATTAGTGATGAAGCCATCGAAAATCTCGAGGAAATTTTTATAAGTCTCAGGCAATTAGAACAAAATAATAAGGCAACTTATGATGTTGTAGAATGTCGGTTTTTTTCCAATATGACAGTAAATGAAACGGCAGAGCTATTGTCAATATCACCTGCCACAGTAAAGAGAAAGTGGTCTTTCGCTAAAGCATTTATTACGCAATCATTAAAAAACCAAAATTAG
- a CDS encoding serine/threonine protein kinase, with amino-acid sequence MYTINQIEDWYNRALEKQEEIRESFLKKELENDPKLLTAVLDLLQFEKVEKSALTRLVEQLNQPEIPQEIPKIERYEIIEKVGEGGMAVVYKAKRIDGVFDHNVAIKILKKGMDSEDILRRFTLERNLLGRLKHQHIAQIYDGGLTTDGRPYFVMEYVDGTDVLTYVQGKSKKEKLNFFLQICSAVEFAHQNLVIHRDIKPNNILVNQLGELKLTDFGIAKVIADENPEYTKPHNRLLTPDYASPEQIEGIPVDLRSDIYQLGKILQKLFVSSPPKEIKTIYNQATSPDRHRRYGSVSELRGDIERYLERKPIIARKPSLGYHLSLFVKRNKIPVTIAVIAFILISILSIIYISSLKEAQLEAERKERKAEEALVFLVDLFNQSDPTVNLGDSLNIGTLLQEGMAKAGQIQDPSTKAAILATLGKVNASLGKYKEGEILLNQSLIIYKDLEDKQATSQVYYEKGMIKKRTADNPEALILLKKALQLSDEVEEKIKIKIHLAEIFDLFDNDSARYYSEQALADMANAKINRKLEIQNRYNITEIGLGLLNNQQTDSVMDYKIALVREFKAKYPEETLQLAQFYSNLSVNYRWENEYDSALKYARLNLDLLNKVYGKNNINTTSGLLLMAEGHSWKGHSDSAKFYSSKSLEIKENLFGKNHPSQIEELSLIAKNQINNGEYKKGEIILRQVYELSYNTYGLYNKITGDHLFNLLQHYNRMGDFKKSVLLYPRLIKVDSSTYGMTSNTATTFLDYAWALGSLDSTQKALNNCYRAREIYKKDVGKDHFLYGMALFNIGEYGRESMPEKSLLYLDSAINILEKKMPDNHPRVGNYMHTYAEALRENEQDSLSNIYYVKSIKNYSTNYSKDEPDRVVAFQINYSRHLLNQNMTDSARTVLQEAFILIDDHDQSELQNEISTLMNSI; translated from the coding sequence GTGTATACAATTAATCAAATTGAGGACTGGTATAACAGGGCACTGGAAAAGCAGGAAGAAATAAGAGAATCGTTTCTAAAAAAAGAACTCGAGAATGATCCTAAATTACTTACAGCGGTGTTAGACCTTCTGCAATTCGAAAAAGTAGAAAAAAGTGCTTTAACTCGACTTGTAGAACAATTAAACCAACCAGAAATTCCCCAGGAAATACCAAAAATTGAGCGTTATGAAATCATAGAAAAAGTTGGTGAAGGCGGTATGGCTGTAGTCTATAAAGCGAAGCGGATAGACGGGGTTTTTGATCATAATGTAGCTATCAAAATATTAAAAAAGGGAATGGATAGTGAAGATATCCTAAGGCGGTTTACCCTGGAGCGAAACTTATTAGGAAGACTTAAACATCAACATATTGCCCAGATTTATGATGGTGGACTAACCACGGATGGCCGACCTTATTTCGTAATGGAATATGTAGATGGTACGGATGTGCTAACTTATGTACAAGGTAAAAGCAAAAAAGAAAAACTAAATTTCTTCCTGCAAATTTGTAGTGCCGTTGAATTTGCACATCAAAACCTGGTGATCCATCGGGATATCAAGCCTAATAACATACTAGTTAACCAACTGGGCGAATTAAAGCTTACAGATTTTGGTATTGCAAAGGTAATTGCTGATGAAAACCCTGAATATACTAAGCCTCATAATCGTCTGTTAACACCTGACTATGCGAGCCCGGAGCAAATAGAAGGCATACCGGTAGATCTTCGCAGTGACATCTATCAATTGGGTAAAATTTTACAGAAATTATTTGTATCCTCTCCTCCTAAAGAAATTAAAACAATTTACAACCAGGCCACCAGTCCCGATAGGCATAGGCGGTACGGTAGTGTAAGTGAACTACGTGGAGATATTGAAAGATATTTAGAGCGCAAACCGATTATTGCCAGAAAACCCAGCCTGGGATATCACCTTTCTCTTTTTGTAAAAAGAAATAAGATTCCAGTAACCATTGCTGTTATTGCTTTTATTTTAATCAGTATACTTTCTATAATTTATATATCTTCATTAAAAGAGGCCCAACTCGAAGCCGAACGTAAAGAAAGAAAAGCAGAAGAAGCATTAGTATTTTTGGTTGACTTATTTAACCAAAGCGACCCGACAGTTAACCTTGGCGATTCACTTAATATAGGTACACTGCTTCAGGAAGGTATGGCTAAGGCTGGCCAAATACAAGACCCATCAACCAAAGCAGCGATTTTGGCTACTCTGGGTAAGGTCAACGCTTCTCTTGGAAAGTACAAAGAAGGTGAAATACTACTAAACCAGTCATTAATAATATATAAAGATCTGGAAGATAAGCAGGCCACAAGCCAGGTATATTATGAAAAGGGAATGATAAAAAAACGGACTGCAGATAATCCGGAAGCTTTAATATTGCTCAAAAAAGCTTTACAACTCTCAGATGAGGTTGAAGAAAAAATTAAGATTAAAATTCACCTTGCAGAAATATTCGATTTATTCGATAACGATTCTGCCAGGTACTATTCAGAGCAGGCATTAGCGGATATGGCTAACGCAAAAATCAACCGAAAGCTTGAGATTCAAAATCGTTACAATATCACTGAAATCGGGCTGGGCCTTCTTAATAATCAACAGACCGACAGTGTAATGGATTATAAAATTGCATTGGTAAGAGAATTTAAAGCTAAATATCCTGAAGAGACATTACAACTTGCTCAGTTTTACAGCAACCTGTCTGTTAATTACAGGTGGGAAAATGAATATGATTCGGCATTAAAATACGCACGACTAAATTTAGATTTGTTAAATAAAGTCTATGGGAAAAATAATATAAATACTACAAGTGGCCTTTTACTGATGGCCGAAGGTCATAGCTGGAAAGGACACAGTGACAGCGCAAAATTCTATAGTAGTAAATCATTGGAAATTAAAGAAAACCTATTCGGTAAAAATCATCCAAGTCAAATTGAAGAATTGTCGTTAATAGCTAAAAATCAAATAAATAACGGCGAATACAAGAAAGGTGAAATTATCCTGAGGCAGGTTTATGAGCTAAGCTATAATACTTACGGCCTCTATAATAAAATAACGGGTGATCACTTATTTAATTTACTCCAGCACTATAACCGAATGGGTGATTTTAAAAAGAGTGTATTACTTTATCCCAGGTTAATAAAAGTTGATTCCAGCACTTATGGCATGACTTCTAACACTGCAACCACTTTTCTTGACTATGCCTGGGCACTCGGCAGTTTAGATAGCACACAAAAGGCATTAAACAATTGTTATCGCGCCAGAGAAATATATAAAAAAGATGTAGGAAAAGACCATTTCCTTTATGGTATGGCTTTATTTAACATTGGCGAATATGGAAGGGAATCTATGCCTGAAAAGTCTTTGCTATATCTAGACTCTGCCATAAATATTCTGGAAAAGAAAATGCCTGATAATCATCCTCGGGTTGGTAATTATATGCATACTTACGCGGAAGCATTAAGAGAAAATGAGCAAGACAGCTTGTCGAATATTTATTATGTAAAATCAATAAAAAACTATTCAACAAATTATTCAAAAGACGAACCAGATCGCGTAGTAGCTTTTCAAATTAATTACTCTCGTCATCTACTAAATCAAAATATGACTGACTCCGCCAGGACTGTGTTGCAGGAGGCCTTTATTTTGATCGATGATCATGATCAGTCAGAGCTTCAAAATGAGATATCCACCTTAATGAATTCAATATAA
- a CDS encoding NmrA family NAD(P)-binding protein, producing MKKILITGATGNVGMEVIEFLTKSDDAISVIAGVRNIQKAQAKFDEFKNLSFRHFDFEDQDSFNKAFKEIDIIFLLRPPHLSDVKKFFEPLLEAARNNGIEKIVFLSVQGADKTSIIPHSKIESLIKSLGFKHIFIRPGYFMQNLTTTLLPEIKNKSQITLPSGKSKFNWVDVKNVGEVAAILITEFKNYQNEALDITGDESESFQTVAKLITKITGRPVKFKSINPISFYFKKRKEGLKNGLAMVMTLLHFAPRITGTPALSKNYSQLTGKSPVTLAQFIEREKEKFQ from the coding sequence ATGAAAAAAATACTGATAACAGGTGCTACCGGAAATGTCGGAATGGAGGTAATTGAATTTTTAACTAAGTCAGATGATGCAATTTCTGTTATTGCTGGTGTCCGAAATATTCAAAAGGCCCAGGCTAAGTTTGATGAATTTAAAAATCTGAGTTTTCGCCATTTTGATTTTGAAGACCAAGACTCTTTTAATAAGGCTTTTAAGGAAATAGATATTATATTTTTACTCAGGCCACCTCATTTATCTGATGTAAAAAAATTTTTTGAACCGCTCTTAGAAGCTGCGCGAAATAATGGGATAGAGAAAATAGTCTTTCTCTCAGTCCAGGGAGCAGACAAAACAAGCATAATCCCACATAGTAAAATCGAGTCTCTTATTAAATCTCTCGGATTTAAGCACATCTTTATTCGTCCGGGATACTTTATGCAAAATCTTACAACAACCCTCCTGCCTGAGATTAAAAATAAAAGTCAAATCACTCTGCCATCCGGAAAATCAAAATTCAATTGGGTGGATGTAAAGAATGTGGGAGAAGTTGCGGCGATATTGATTACAGAATTTAAAAATTATCAAAATGAAGCGTTGGACATTACTGGTGACGAAAGTGAAAGCTTCCAGACAGTAGCAAAATTGATTACAAAAATAACCGGTAGACCGGTCAAATTTAAAAGTATAAATCCAATTAGCTTTTACTTTAAAAAGCGTAAAGAAGGATTGAAAAACGGGCTGGCCATGGTAATGACATTACTGCATTTTGCCCCAAGAATTACGGGTACCCCTGCCCTATCTAAAAATTACAGCCAACTTACGGGTAAAAGTCCTGTAACCCTGGCACAATTTATAGAAAGAGAAAAAGAAAAATTTCAGTAA
- a CDS encoding DUF421 domain-containing protein, translating to MEWIYSTTDPLWETLILCILVLVIVIIVSRIVGLTSFSSMTNYDFAVTVAVGSLIATILTSSTSLAHGSVAICGLLLLTLIMSKLQRKFKFFNKVVTNDPILLMDGNKILHENLEHEGIHINHLMAKLRESNVMNLDQVKAVVLETTGDVSVLHKDSADSDEPFDEILLKDVRRKV from the coding sequence ATGGAATGGATTTATTCAACCACCGACCCACTATGGGAAACATTAATCTTATGCATCCTGGTCTTAGTAATAGTTATTATTGTTTCCAGGATTGTCGGACTCACCTCATTTAGCAGTATGACCAATTATGATTTTGCAGTTACAGTTGCTGTGGGTAGTTTGATCGCAACAATTCTAACTTCTTCGACCTCCCTGGCCCATGGATCTGTGGCTATTTGTGGCCTATTGTTACTCACATTGATCATGTCTAAACTTCAGCGAAAGTTTAAGTTTTTTAATAAAGTAGTAACAAATGATCCAATACTTCTTATGGATGGCAATAAGATTTTACATGAGAACCTGGAACACGAAGGAATACATATCAACCATTTAATGGCTAAACTTCGGGAGTCAAATGTGATGAACCTCGACCAGGTTAAAGCGGTAGTGCTTGAAACGACCGGGGATGTATCGGTACTACATAAAGATTCAGCGGATTCCGATGAACCATTTGACGAAATATTGCTCAAAGACGTAAGAAGAAAAGTATAA
- a CDS encoding sugar phosphate isomerase/epimerase family protein, with the protein MKNIIKTLVAFIIIISVSDCKQKGPDDFGGINLYTFREELKSNPKEVLRNIKAVGYKYIEDAGYLDGKFYGMTPTEFKEYLDELNSVPVSSHQGGITFDNADQIISDVKTVGYKYLVIPIPPMGLFTVDNESGTMGMTGGLDSLAQILNEFGKKCNKAGLKLLYHNHDFEFKENDNGIVPMDYLLENTDSTIVNFEIDLYWAVKAGADPVKYFKKYPGRFKAWHLKDMDSQGRFAPVGEGQLDFARYLSYKDLAGMKYYFVEQDETYDGMTPLKAIEISHKALKDLGFQ; encoded by the coding sequence ATGAAAAATATTATAAAGACTTTAGTAGCGTTCATAATTATAATTTCCGTTTCTGATTGTAAGCAAAAAGGACCAGATGATTTTGGAGGAATAAATTTATATACATTTAGAGAAGAACTTAAGTCTAATCCAAAAGAGGTTCTCAGGAATATAAAAGCTGTTGGATATAAATATATAGAAGATGCCGGATATCTTGATGGCAAGTTTTATGGGATGACACCAACAGAGTTTAAAGAATATCTAGATGAATTGAATTCAGTTCCTGTTAGTTCCCACCAGGGAGGTATTACATTTGATAACGCTGACCAGATCATTTCCGATGTCAAAACGGTAGGATATAAATATTTGGTCATTCCTATACCTCCAATGGGACTCTTTACTGTCGATAATGAATCCGGTACAATGGGAATGACTGGAGGTCTAGATAGTTTAGCTCAAATCTTAAACGAATTCGGCAAAAAATGTAATAAAGCCGGATTGAAACTTCTTTATCATAATCACGACTTTGAATTTAAAGAAAATGACAACGGTATTGTCCCGATGGATTACTTACTCGAAAATACCGATTCAACTATCGTGAATTTTGAAATTGATTTATACTGGGCAGTAAAAGCAGGAGCCGACCCAGTGAAATATTTTAAAAAATATCCCGGTCGATTTAAGGCCTGGCATCTAAAAGATATGGATAGTCAGGGACGGTTTGCTCCAGTTGGAGAAGGTCAGTTAGATTTCGCCCGATACCTATCTTACAAAGACCTTGCAGGCATGAAATACTATTTCGTAGAACAGGATGAGACTTATGATGGAATGACCCCATTAAAAGCAATTGAAATAAGCCATAAAGCACTAAAAGACCTTGGGTTTCAATAA